One genomic window of Pseudomonas aeruginosa includes the following:
- a CDS encoding LysE family translocator, with translation MFAAFVLVASTHFAALLSPGPDFFLLVRAALLRGRRQADGVAAGIALANLLSMLLVLGLLASVPDSAHSALRWLQALGGLYFLWLAGQALLAQRRLEMPAQRDVPSRGGYLRGLRDGLLASSLNPKLPIFYAGLFGVLARFSLPGWALALCLAWMSLAVLCWDMALVRLLDRPRWRGWLQRRVGALDRLCGVLLLALGGWLVLAAL, from the coding sequence ATGTTCGCCGCGTTCGTCCTTGTCGCCAGTACCCATTTCGCCGCCCTGCTGTCGCCGGGGCCGGACTTCTTCCTGTTGGTGCGCGCCGCCCTGCTGCGCGGCCGGCGCCAGGCCGACGGGGTGGCCGCCGGCATCGCCCTGGCCAACCTCCTGAGCATGCTGCTGGTGCTCGGCCTGTTGGCCAGCGTGCCGGACTCGGCGCACAGCGCCTTGCGCTGGCTGCAGGCGCTCGGCGGACTGTACTTCCTCTGGCTGGCGGGCCAGGCGCTGCTTGCGCAGAGGCGACTGGAAATGCCGGCGCAGCGCGACGTCCCGTCCCGCGGCGGCTATCTGCGCGGGCTGCGCGACGGCCTGCTGGCGAGCAGCCTGAATCCCAAGCTGCCGATCTTCTATGCGGGGCTGTTCGGCGTGCTGGCGCGCTTCAGCCTGCCGGGCTGGGCGCTGGCCCTGTGCCTGGCGTGGATGAGCCTGGCGGTGCTGTGCTGGGACATGGCGCTGGTGCGCCTGCTGGACAGGCCGCGCTGGCGCGGCTGGTTGCAACGGCGGGTAGGTGCGCTGGACCGGCTGTGCGGCGTCCTGCTGCTGGCGCTGGGCGGCTGGCTGGTGCTGGCCGCCCTCTGA
- a CDS encoding AraC family transcriptional regulator: MAANRLLARPWLPGVELFHADFSGQAFGRHSHSAFAIGSILHGVGGYQCRGRRHALPAGTLSLMNPEEPHTGHAESERLVYRMLYVEETRLLGLLGRKQLPRGFGELNPADDGSVAAGLAWLAEDFQRSDALGLESRLLALLEQVFVRHGGLRPAAAAPRDGGTTARLRDYLEAHATEALGLDQLAQLLQRHPRHLIEAFRRAYGVPPHTYQLQCRVRQAKRLLLEERPLAELAQHLGFYDQAHFSTTFRRFTGVTPGQFRRSAKT; the protein is encoded by the coding sequence ATGGCTGCCAACCGGTTGTTGGCGCGTCCCTGGCTGCCTGGCGTGGAGCTGTTCCATGCGGACTTCTCCGGCCAGGCGTTCGGCCGCCACAGCCATTCGGCCTTCGCCATCGGCTCGATCCTCCACGGCGTCGGCGGCTACCAGTGCCGCGGGCGGCGCCATGCGCTGCCGGCCGGCACCCTGTCGCTGATGAACCCGGAAGAGCCACATACCGGGCACGCCGAATCCGAGCGGCTGGTCTACCGGATGCTCTATGTCGAGGAAACGCGCCTGCTCGGCCTGCTCGGCCGCAAACAGTTGCCGCGCGGCTTCGGCGAACTGAACCCGGCCGACGACGGCAGCGTGGCGGCTGGCCTGGCGTGGCTGGCCGAGGATTTCCAGCGCAGCGACGCATTGGGGTTGGAAAGCCGCCTGCTGGCCTTGCTCGAACAGGTCTTCGTGCGTCACGGCGGCTTGCGCCCGGCGGCCGCGGCGCCCCGCGACGGCGGAACCACCGCACGCCTGCGCGATTACCTGGAAGCGCATGCTACCGAGGCGCTCGGTCTGGACCAACTGGCGCAGTTGCTGCAGCGCCACCCGCGCCACCTGATCGAGGCTTTCCGGCGTGCCTACGGCGTGCCGCCGCATACCTACCAACTGCAATGCCGGGTGCGCCAGGCCAAGCGCCTGTTGCTGGAAGAACGGCCGCTGGCGGAACTCGCCCAGCACCTCGGCTTCTACGACCAGGCGCACTTCTCCACGACCTTCCGGCGTTTCACCGGGGTCACTCCGGGGCAGTTCCGGCGCAGCGCCAAGACCTGA
- a CDS encoding SDR family oxidoreductase encodes MSQTVMIAGCGDVGGRLGEALLADGWRVHGLRRSVDALPQGILPVAGDLQAPECPAQWPSEPLDYLVYSAAASQHDEAGYRAAYVDGLRHVLGWLQARGQRPRRLLFVSSTGVYAQTDGGWIDEESPALSQAYSGRIMLDAEQVALDSGIPATRVRLAGIYGPGREWLLNQVRQGYRVVSEPPLYANRIHADDAAGLLAFLLRADAGGQALEDCYIGVDDAPVAMHEVVDYLRQRLGVSQWADEHSVRRAGSKRCSNRRARALGWVPRYPSYREGYAAVLGDA; translated from the coding sequence ATGTCGCAAACAGTGATGATCGCCGGCTGCGGCGATGTCGGCGGGCGCCTCGGCGAGGCGCTGCTGGCCGATGGCTGGCGGGTCCATGGCCTGCGTCGCTCGGTGGACGCCTTGCCGCAGGGGATCCTGCCGGTGGCTGGCGATCTGCAGGCTCCGGAGTGTCCCGCGCAGTGGCCGAGCGAGCCGCTCGACTACCTGGTGTACAGCGCCGCCGCCAGTCAGCACGACGAGGCTGGCTACCGTGCCGCCTACGTCGACGGCCTGCGCCATGTGCTGGGCTGGTTGCAGGCCCGCGGCCAGCGGCCCAGGCGCCTGCTGTTCGTCTCCAGCACCGGGGTCTACGCGCAGACCGATGGCGGCTGGATCGACGAGGAGTCGCCGGCGCTTTCCCAGGCCTATTCCGGACGGATCATGCTCGACGCCGAGCAGGTCGCGCTGGACAGCGGGATACCGGCTACCCGCGTGCGCCTGGCCGGCATCTACGGTCCGGGGCGGGAGTGGCTGCTCAACCAGGTGCGCCAGGGGTACCGGGTGGTCAGCGAGCCGCCCCTGTATGCCAACCGGATCCACGCCGACGATGCGGCCGGGCTGCTGGCCTTCCTGTTGCGCGCCGATGCCGGCGGCCAGGCGCTGGAGGACTGCTACATCGGTGTCGACGACGCGCCCGTGGCGATGCACGAGGTGGTCGACTACCTGCGCCAGCGCCTGGGCGTCAGCCAATGGGCCGACGAACATTCGGTACGCCGCGCCGGCAGCAAGCGTTGCAGCAATCGCCGCGCCCGGGCGCTCGGCTGGGTGCCGCGCTATCCCAGCTACCGCGAGGGCTACGCGGCGGTACTCGGGGACGCCTGA
- the oxyR gene encoding oxidative stress transcriptional regulator OxyR: MTLTELRYIVTLAQEQHFGRAAERCHVSQPTLSVGVKKLEDELGVLIFERSKSAVRLTPVGEGIVAQAQKVLEQAQGIRELAQAGKNQLAAPLKVGAIYTIGPYLFPHLIPQLHRVAPQMPLYIEENFTHILRDKLRTGELDAIIIALPFQEADVLTKPLFDEPFYVLMPADHPWTAKASIDSELLNDKSLLLLGEGHCFRDQVLEACPTVRKGDENKHTTVESSSLETIRHMVASGLGVSVLPFSAVDSHHYAPGVIEVRPFSAPVPFRTVAIAWRASFPRPRAIEVLADSIRLCSVARPQTQEQPQIA; this comes from the coding sequence ATGACCCTCACCGAACTGCGCTACATCGTCACCCTCGCCCAGGAACAGCACTTCGGCCGCGCCGCCGAGCGTTGCCACGTCAGCCAACCGACCCTCTCGGTCGGCGTGAAGAAGCTCGAGGACGAGCTGGGGGTGCTGATCTTCGAGCGCAGCAAGAGCGCCGTGCGCCTGACGCCAGTGGGCGAAGGCATCGTCGCCCAGGCGCAGAAGGTCCTCGAACAGGCCCAGGGCATCCGCGAGCTGGCCCAGGCCGGCAAGAACCAGTTGGCCGCGCCGCTGAAGGTCGGCGCCATCTACACCATCGGTCCCTACCTGTTCCCGCACCTGATTCCCCAGCTGCACCGGGTCGCGCCGCAGATGCCGCTGTACATCGAGGAGAACTTCACCCATATCCTCCGCGACAAGCTGCGTACCGGCGAACTCGACGCGATCATCATCGCCCTGCCGTTCCAGGAAGCCGACGTCCTGACCAAGCCGCTGTTCGACGAGCCCTTCTATGTGCTGATGCCGGCCGACCATCCCTGGACCGCCAAGGCCAGCATCGATTCCGAGCTGCTCAACGACAAGAGCCTGCTCCTGCTCGGCGAAGGCCACTGCTTCCGCGACCAGGTGCTGGAAGCCTGCCCGACCGTGCGCAAGGGCGACGAGAACAAGCACACCACGGTGGAGTCCTCGTCGCTGGAGACCATCCGCCACATGGTCGCCTCCGGACTGGGCGTCTCGGTGCTGCCGTTCTCCGCGGTGGACAGCCACCACTACGCGCCGGGCGTCATCGAAGTGCGCCCGTTCAGCGCGCCGGTGCCGTTCCGTACCGTTGCCATCGCCTGGCGCGCCAGCTTCCCGCGTCCACGCGCCATCGAAGTGCTGGCCGACTCGATCCGCCTGTGCTCGGTGGCCCGTCCGCAAACCCAGGAACAACCGCAAATCGCATGA
- the recG gene encoding ATP-dependent DNA helicase RecG — MTELSRVPVTALKGVGAALAEKLARVGLETLQDILFHLPLRYQDRTRVTAIGALRPGADAVVEGVVAGADVVMGRRRSLLVRLQDGSGTLSLRFYHFSQAQKDGLKRGTHLRCYGEVRPGASGLEIYHPEYRALNGDEPIPVEQTLTPIYPTTEGLTQQRLRQLSQQALAMLGPSSLPDWLPAELARDYQLGPLDQAIRYLHRPPPDADIEELAEGRHWAQLRLAFEELLTHQLSLQRLREAVRSQAAPRLPAASRLPKRFLANLGFQPTGAQRRVGAEIAYDLAQDEPMLRLVQGDVGAGKTVVAALAALQAIEAGYQVALMAPTEILAEQHFLNFSKWLQPLDIEVAWLAGKLKGKARAAALERIGDGAPMVVGTHALFQDEVKFKRLALAIIDEQHRFGVQQRLALRQKGVDGRLCPHQLIMTATPIPRTLAMSAYADLDTSILDELPPGRTPVNTVLVADSRRIEVIERVRAACREGRQAYWVCTLIEESEELTCQAAETTYEELSSALGELRVGLIHGRMKPADKAVVMEAFKEGMLQLLVATTVIEVGVDVPNASLMIIENPERLGLAQLHQLRGRVGRGSAASHCVLLYHPPLSQIGRERLGIMRETSDGFVIAEKDLELRGPGEMLGTRQTGLLQFKVADLMRDADLLPAVRDAAQSLLAHWPQHVSPLLERWLRHGQQYGQV; from the coding sequence ATGACCGAGCTGTCCAGGGTCCCGGTTACCGCGCTAAAGGGCGTAGGCGCCGCGCTGGCGGAGAAGCTCGCTCGGGTAGGCCTGGAAACCCTGCAGGATATCCTGTTCCACCTGCCCCTGCGCTACCAGGACCGTACCCGCGTCACCGCCATCGGCGCCCTGCGGCCAGGGGCCGACGCGGTGGTCGAGGGCGTGGTGGCCGGCGCCGACGTGGTGATGGGGCGCCGCCGCAGCCTGCTGGTGCGCCTGCAGGACGGCAGCGGCACCCTGAGCCTGCGCTTCTACCATTTCAGCCAGGCGCAGAAGGACGGTCTCAAGCGCGGCACCCACCTGCGCTGCTACGGCGAAGTCCGGCCGGGTGCCTCGGGCCTGGAGATCTACCATCCGGAATACCGCGCGCTGAACGGCGACGAGCCGATTCCGGTGGAGCAGACCCTGACGCCGATCTACCCGACTACCGAGGGCCTCACCCAGCAGCGCCTGCGCCAGTTGAGCCAACAGGCCCTGGCCATGCTCGGCCCCAGCAGCCTGCCCGACTGGCTGCCGGCGGAACTGGCCCGCGACTACCAACTTGGCCCGCTCGACCAGGCGATCCGCTACCTGCACCGGCCGCCGCCGGATGCCGACATCGAGGAACTGGCCGAAGGCCGGCACTGGGCGCAGTTGCGCCTGGCCTTCGAAGAACTGCTGACCCACCAGTTATCCCTGCAGCGCCTGCGCGAAGCCGTGCGTTCGCAGGCAGCGCCGCGCTTGCCGGCGGCCAGCCGCTTGCCGAAACGCTTCCTTGCCAACCTCGGCTTCCAGCCGACCGGCGCGCAACGCCGGGTCGGCGCGGAGATCGCCTACGACCTGGCCCAGGACGAACCGATGCTGCGCCTGGTGCAAGGCGACGTCGGCGCCGGCAAGACCGTGGTCGCCGCCCTCGCCGCCCTGCAAGCCATAGAGGCCGGTTACCAGGTGGCGCTGATGGCGCCGACCGAGATCCTCGCCGAGCAGCATTTCCTCAACTTCAGCAAGTGGCTCCAGCCGCTGGACATCGAAGTCGCCTGGCTGGCCGGCAAGCTCAAGGGCAAGGCCCGCGCGGCGGCACTGGAACGCATCGGCGACGGCGCGCCGATGGTGGTCGGCACCCACGCGCTGTTCCAGGATGAAGTGAAATTCAAGCGCCTTGCACTGGCGATCATCGACGAACAGCACCGCTTCGGCGTGCAGCAGCGCCTGGCCCTGCGCCAGAAGGGCGTGGACGGCAGGCTCTGCCCACACCAGTTGATCATGACCGCCACGCCGATCCCGCGGACCCTGGCGATGAGCGCCTATGCCGACCTCGACACCTCGATCCTAGACGAGCTGCCGCCCGGGCGTACCCCGGTGAATACCGTGCTGGTGGCCGACAGCCGCCGTATCGAGGTGATCGAGCGAGTCCGCGCGGCTTGCCGCGAAGGGCGCCAGGCCTACTGGGTGTGCACTCTGATCGAAGAGTCCGAGGAGCTTACCTGCCAGGCCGCCGAGACCACCTACGAAGAGCTTTCCTCGGCGCTGGGCGAACTGCGCGTCGGCCTGATCCACGGGCGCATGAAGCCGGCGGACAAGGCCGTGGTGATGGAAGCCTTCAAGGAAGGCATGTTGCAACTGCTGGTGGCGACCACGGTGATCGAGGTCGGCGTCGACGTGCCCAACGCCAGCCTGATGATCATCGAGAACCCCGAGCGCCTTGGCCTGGCCCAACTGCACCAGTTGCGCGGCCGGGTTGGCCGGGGCAGCGCCGCCAGCCACTGCGTGCTGCTCTACCACCCACCGCTGTCGCAGATCGGCCGCGAGCGGCTGGGCATCATGCGCGAAACCAGCGACGGCTTCGTCATCGCCGAGAAGGACCTGGAATTGCGCGGCCCCGGCGAAATGCTCGGCACCCGCCAAACCGGCCTGCTGCAATTCAAGGTCGCCGACCTGATGCGCGACGCAGACCTGCTGCCGGCGGTCCGCGATGCCGCCCAATCCCTCCTGGCGCACTGGCCGCAGCATGTCAGCCCGCTGCTCGAACGGTGGTTGCGCCACGGCCAGCAATACGGTCAAGTGTGA
- a CDS encoding HDOD domain-containing protein, whose amino-acid sequence MTEAALASADAPHAPQVILQLLAKLGIACREVSDSAELPAARRVQAVLLDDAVGTLLVLFPQSQLLDLARLTELTGRKLLAIKPERLERMLGKHELHRLPALPPLTSSPCLYDERLLQEPRLLIESGQPGILLEIASNDFRGLLGKASAARFGEPLENINLNLDRPDDDRAEISQAVQAFTARRIQQRLEQTIEIPPLPQTAQKIIKLRVDPNASVDDITGLVETDPALAAQVVSWAASPYYAAPGKIRSVEDAIVRVLGFDLVINLALGLALGKSLSLPKDQPQQATPYWQQAIYTAAVIEGLTRAMPRELRPESGLSYLGGLLHNFGYLVLAHVFPPHFSLICRHLEVNPHLGHAYIEQHLLGITREQIGAWLMRVWDMPDDLYCALRFQQDPSYTGPNAVYANLICLTNRLLRNSGIGDGPQQAIPAALYERLGITPEKAGDAVKKVLEAEAALRELAAQFNRLPG is encoded by the coding sequence ATGACAGAAGCCGCCCTGGCCTCCGCCGATGCTCCGCACGCCCCCCAGGTCATCCTCCAGCTGCTCGCCAAGCTAGGCATCGCCTGCCGCGAGGTCAGCGACAGCGCGGAGCTGCCTGCCGCCCGCCGGGTCCAGGCGGTGCTGCTGGACGACGCCGTCGGCACCCTGCTGGTGCTGTTCCCGCAGAGCCAGTTGCTGGACCTCGCCCGGCTCACCGAACTGACCGGCCGCAAGCTGCTGGCGATCAAGCCCGAGCGCCTGGAACGAATGCTCGGCAAGCACGAGTTGCACCGCCTGCCGGCGTTGCCGCCCCTGACCAGTTCGCCCTGCCTGTACGACGAGCGCCTGTTGCAGGAACCGCGCCTGCTGATCGAGTCCGGCCAGCCCGGCATCCTCCTGGAGATCGCCAGCAACGACTTCCGCGGCCTGCTGGGCAAGGCCAGCGCCGCGCGCTTCGGCGAACCGCTGGAAAACATCAACCTGAACCTTGACCGCCCGGACGACGACCGCGCGGAAATCAGCCAGGCCGTGCAGGCCTTCACCGCCCGGCGCATCCAGCAGCGCCTGGAGCAGACCATCGAGATTCCACCGCTGCCGCAGACGGCGCAGAAGATCATCAAGCTGCGGGTCGACCCCAACGCCAGCGTCGACGACATCACCGGTCTGGTGGAAACCGATCCGGCGCTCGCCGCCCAGGTGGTCAGTTGGGCGGCCTCGCCCTACTACGCCGCTCCGGGCAAGATCCGCTCGGTGGAAGACGCGATCGTCCGCGTCCTCGGTTTCGACCTGGTGATCAACCTGGCCCTCGGCCTCGCCCTGGGCAAGAGCCTGAGCCTGCCCAAGGACCAGCCACAGCAGGCCACGCCCTACTGGCAGCAAGCGATCTACACCGCCGCGGTGATCGAGGGCCTGACCCGCGCCATGCCGCGCGAGCTGCGCCCGGAGTCCGGCCTGAGCTACCTGGGCGGCCTGCTGCACAATTTCGGCTACCTGGTCCTGGCGCATGTCTTCCCGCCGCATTTCTCGCTGATCTGCCGGCACCTGGAGGTCAACCCGCACCTCGGCCATGCCTATATCGAACAGCACCTGCTGGGGATCACCCGCGAGCAGATCGGCGCCTGGCTGATGCGCGTCTGGGACATGCCTGACGACCTCTATTGCGCCCTGCGCTTCCAGCAGGACCCCAGCTACACCGGGCCGAACGCGGTCTACGCCAACCTGATCTGCCTGACCAACCGGTTGCTGCGCAACAGCGGCATCGGCGATGGCCCGCAGCAAGCGATTCCGGCGGCATTGTACGAGCGCCTGGGGATCACCCCGGAGAAGGCCGGGGACGCCGTGAAAAAGGTGCTGGAAGCGGAAGCGGCCCTGCGCGAACTGGCGGCCCAGTTCAATCGCTTGCCGGGGTGA
- a CDS encoding HU family DNA-binding protein, translating to MRKPELAAAIAEKADLTKEQANRVLNALLDEITGALNRKDSVTLVGFGTFLQRHRGARTGKNPQTGQPVKIKASNTVAFKPGKALRDAVN from the coding sequence ATGCGTAAACCAGAACTAGCCGCCGCTATCGCCGAAAAGGCCGATCTCACCAAGGAACAGGCCAATCGCGTTCTCAACGCCCTGTTGGATGAAATCACCGGCGCGCTGAACCGCAAGGACAGCGTGACCCTGGTCGGTTTCGGCACCTTCCTGCAACGCCATCGCGGAGCCCGCACGGGGAAGAACCCGCAGACCGGCCAGCCGGTGAAGATCAAGGCCAGCAACACCGTCGCCTTCAAGCCGGGCAAGGCCCTGCGCGACGCGGTCAACTGA
- the alkT gene encoding rubredoxin-NAD(+) reductase AlkT gives MSERAPLVIIGTGLAGYNLAREWRKLDGETPLLMITADDGRSYSKPMLSTGFSKNKDADGLAMAEPGAMAEQLNARILTHTRVTGIDPGHQRIWIGEEEVRYRDLVLAWGAEPIRVPVEGDAQDALYPINDLEDYARFRQAAAGKRRVLLLGAGLIGCEFANDLSSGGYQLDVVAPCEQVMPGLLHPAAAKAVQAGLEGLGVRFHLGPVLASLKKAGEGLEAHLSDGEVIPCDLVVSAVGLRPRTELAFAAGLAVNRGIVVDRSLRTSHANIYALGDCAEVDGLNLLYVMPLMACARALAQTLAGNPSQVAYGPMPVTVKTPACPLVVSPPPRGMDGQWLVEGSGTDLKVLCRDTAGRVIGYALTGAAVNEKLALNKELPGLMA, from the coding sequence ATGAGCGAGCGTGCGCCCCTGGTAATCATCGGAACCGGCCTGGCGGGCTACAACCTGGCCCGCGAGTGGCGCAAGCTGGACGGCGAGACGCCGCTGCTGATGATCACCGCCGACGACGGCCGTTCCTATTCCAAGCCGATGCTCTCCACCGGCTTCTCGAAGAACAAGGACGCCGACGGCCTGGCCATGGCCGAACCGGGCGCCATGGCCGAGCAACTGAACGCGCGCATCCTGACCCATACCCGGGTCACCGGTATCGATCCGGGCCATCAGCGGATCTGGATCGGCGAGGAAGAGGTGCGTTATCGCGACCTGGTCCTGGCCTGGGGTGCGGAGCCGATCCGGGTGCCGGTCGAGGGCGATGCCCAGGACGCGCTCTACCCGATCAACGATCTGGAAGACTACGCGCGCTTCCGCCAGGCGGCTGCCGGCAAGCGCCGGGTACTGCTGCTCGGTGCGGGGCTGATCGGTTGCGAATTCGCCAACGACCTCTCCAGCGGCGGCTACCAGCTCGACGTGGTGGCGCCTTGCGAGCAGGTCATGCCGGGCCTGCTCCACCCGGCCGCGGCAAAGGCCGTGCAGGCCGGCCTGGAAGGCCTCGGCGTGCGCTTCCACCTGGGGCCGGTGCTGGCCAGCCTGAAGAAGGCCGGCGAGGGGCTGGAAGCGCATCTTTCGGATGGCGAGGTGATTCCCTGCGACCTGGTGGTCTCCGCCGTCGGCCTGCGTCCGCGCACCGAACTGGCCTTCGCCGCCGGGCTGGCGGTCAACCGCGGGATCGTCGTCGACCGCTCGCTGCGCACCTCCCACGCCAACATCTACGCGCTGGGCGACTGCGCCGAAGTGGACGGCCTCAACCTGCTCTATGTGATGCCGCTGATGGCTTGCGCACGCGCGCTGGCGCAGACCCTCGCCGGCAACCCCAGCCAGGTGGCCTACGGTCCCATGCCGGTGACGGTGAAGACCCCGGCCTGCCCGCTAGTGGTGTCGCCGCCGCCGCGCGGAATGGATGGCCAATGGCTAGTGGAAGGCTCTGGAACGGACCTCAAGGTCCTGTGCCGGGATACCGCTGGTCGAGTGATCGGTTATGCCCTGACCGGAGCGGCGGTGAACGAAAAATTGGCCCTGAACAAAGAGTTACCCGGCCTCATGGCTTGA
- a CDS encoding rubredoxin, translating into MRKWQCVVCGFIYDEALGLPEEGIPAGTRWEDIPADWVCPDCGVGKIDFEMIEIA; encoded by the coding sequence ATGCGCAAGTGGCAATGCGTGGTCTGCGGCTTCATCTACGACGAAGCCCTGGGCCTGCCCGAAGAAGGCATTCCGGCGGGAACCCGTTGGGAGGACATCCCGGCGGACTGGGTCTGCCCGGACTGCGGTGTCGGCAAGATCGATTTCGAGATGATCGAGATCGCCTGA
- a CDS encoding rubredoxin: MKKWQCVVCGLIYDEAKGWPEEGIEAGTRWEDVPEDWLCPDCGVGKLDFEMIEIG; the protein is encoded by the coding sequence ATGAAGAAGTGGCAATGCGTGGTGTGTGGACTGATCTATGACGAGGCCAAAGGCTGGCCGGAAGAAGGCATCGAGGCGGGAACGCGCTGGGAAGACGTGCCTGAAGACTGGCTGTGCCCCGACTGCGGCGTCGGCAAGCTGGACTTCGAGATGATCGAAATCGGCTGA
- a CDS encoding heme-binding protein, translated as MHSKPVLGREEVARVLGAAREEAQRQGWAVSIAVVDDGGHPLALERLDGCAPIGAYIATEKARSAALGRRETKRYEDMINGGRSAFLSVPLLQATLEGGVPILVDGQVVGAVGVSGVRAEEDAQVARIGAEGL; from the coding sequence ATGCACAGCAAGCCGGTACTAGGCCGCGAGGAGGTCGCCCGCGTCCTTGGCGCGGCCCGCGAGGAGGCACAGCGCCAAGGCTGGGCGGTGAGCATCGCGGTGGTCGACGACGGCGGCCACCCGCTGGCGCTGGAGCGCCTCGACGGCTGCGCGCCGATCGGTGCCTACATCGCGACGGAAAAGGCCCGCAGCGCCGCCCTCGGACGCCGGGAAACGAAGCGCTACGAGGACATGATCAACGGCGGACGCAGTGCCTTCCTCTCGGTGCCGCTGCTGCAGGCCACCCTGGAGGGCGGCGTGCCGATCCTGGTGGACGGACAGGTGGTCGGCGCGGTCGGGGTTTCCGGCGTACGCGCCGAAGAGGACGCCCAGGTGGCGCGGATCGGAGCCGAGGGGCTGTGA
- the glcF gene encoding glycolate oxidase subunit GlcF, protein MQTNLCDSARQRAEAAEAERILRSCVHCGFCNATCPTYQELGDELDGPRGRIYLIKQFLERDEASERTRLHLDRCLSCRNCETTCPSGVEYHKLLDIGRDLLAERLPRGFRQRLLRDGLRLLAPRPGLFGALAGTAGRLRPLLPEAMQGKLPRRVAAPGRRPQPRHARRVLLLEGCVQPALSPNTNAAAARVLDRLGISVTPAAAAGCCGALDFHLDAQERGRQRARRNIDAWWPLLREGAEAIVQTASGCGAFVKDYAYLLRDDPRYADKAHEVAAAARDLVEVLRDEPLESLGLRCDQRLAFHCPCTLQHAQRLGGAVEAVLRRLGFHLTEVADGHLCCGSAGTYSLTQPALSRRLRDNRLDALESGAPDVIATANVGCQAHLDGAGRTPVRHWIELLDQALPGGE, encoded by the coding sequence ATGCAAACCAACCTCTGCGATTCCGCCCGGCAACGCGCCGAGGCCGCCGAAGCCGAGCGCATCCTGCGCAGCTGCGTGCACTGCGGTTTCTGCAACGCCACCTGCCCGACCTACCAGGAGCTGGGCGACGAACTCGACGGCCCGCGCGGACGGATCTACCTGATCAAGCAGTTCCTCGAGCGCGACGAGGCCAGCGAGCGCACCCGCCTGCACCTCGATCGCTGCCTGAGCTGCCGCAACTGCGAAACCACCTGCCCGTCCGGAGTCGAGTACCACAAGCTGCTGGATATCGGCCGCGACCTCCTCGCCGAACGCCTGCCGCGCGGCTTCCGGCAACGCCTGCTGCGCGACGGGCTGCGCCTGCTGGCCCCGCGCCCGGGGTTGTTCGGCGCGCTGGCCGGCACTGCCGGGCGGCTGAGGCCTCTGCTGCCTGAGGCGATGCAGGGCAAGCTGCCACGTCGGGTCGCGGCGCCGGGCAGGCGGCCGCAGCCCCGGCATGCGCGGCGCGTGCTGCTGCTCGAGGGTTGCGTGCAGCCGGCGCTGTCGCCGAACACCAACGCCGCCGCCGCGCGGGTTCTGGACCGCCTGGGAATCAGCGTGACGCCGGCGGCCGCGGCCGGCTGCTGCGGCGCGCTGGATTTCCACCTGGATGCGCAGGAGCGCGGCCGCCAGCGCGCGCGGCGCAATATCGACGCCTGGTGGCCGTTGCTGCGCGAGGGTGCCGAGGCCATCGTGCAGACCGCCAGCGGCTGCGGCGCCTTCGTCAAGGACTACGCCTACCTGCTGCGCGACGACCCACGGTACGCGGACAAGGCGCACGAGGTCGCCGCCGCTGCCCGCGACCTGGTGGAAGTGCTTCGCGACGAGCCGCTGGAGTCCCTCGGCCTGCGCTGCGACCAGCGCCTGGCGTTCCACTGCCCATGCACACTGCAGCACGCGCAACGACTGGGCGGGGCCGTGGAGGCGGTGCTGCGGCGACTGGGCTTCCATCTCACCGAGGTGGCCGACGGTCATCTCTGCTGCGGGTCCGCCGGCACCTACTCGCTGACCCAGCCGGCGCTGTCCCGGCGTCTGCGCGACAACCGCCTGGACGCCCTGGAAAGCGGCGCGCCGGATGTCATCGCCACGGCCAACGTCGGTTGCCAGGCCCATCTCGACGGGGCCGGACGGACCCCGGTACGCCACTGGATCGAGCTGCTCGACCAGGCCTTGCCCGGAGGAGAGTGA